In Myxocyprinus asiaticus isolate MX2 ecotype Aquarium Trade chromosome 16, UBuf_Myxa_2, whole genome shotgun sequence, a single window of DNA contains:
- the LOC127453924 gene encoding histone-lysine N-methyltransferase ASH1L-like isoform X5, with protein sequence MDKKKKKTALPPRPEREEQIERTEDRKRMRKTKMAEREAFSNSTKGELQQQQTRQEELTKSDQSEGDVRMKLGFGAKRTKKPPKSLENFICRPTVRVSQKLTHGDGHGSYGAEASSSETTGANKSHRETQKKDGSSLSTAFPTSSKKADTTSVIKPNKKATSKQTRKTDSKSLLTSDGPSYAVQPQTDSKVPLSDRITPSTPLKQTYSPPAAPSPPCSLQQNSSSQDSTQVLNVQKEKGEDLSPGATKNASLSSKNIMLKAQESSSSLENDSERTLFPISCSEDSLPLKQTYCPPKKTFKIRESNVENVLNANGKEDGDSASSKNMYGTETNKKNEENGLVHQPSSSIKTPSLLPASDKNDVSSTPENSTCTPVLPERRRRNKKHNESGDIDDKRKMAMEPTQIIPVAAQSKDGSRVGHIIGKNKKRARHCSFQEEEQCSSQTTSYADSQFNTDLLSTIRSSTDEPLQPKQIPNSQKKRKVVKKKKTADQVEKMDLVKIANVISTACKTASQTSKLKKMPSMQSSKALSSSQCNPRTVGRPPKSKQLENPSPRLEISALEPQPKKRGRPKMISLDECPQGSKSTKIPILEHSHVPDPEVDMQLLKPAQRKRGRPKRSFSVQPQSSESQDSVSVKKGAEDNLKPSLSKAKYTPMSSKRNKLIMKTIIKNINKMKVKKKDQVLTQFLSGQRQCHKANFGQKYNDGDADCSVSDATHSLSTLVSSFRGKLGPQINVSKRGTIYIGKRRGRKPKSLREISCQASEQMLFKNSQHMAESSNQLNAWSTPGEQSHSFDSQSALGCSPNSFKHLEKSKSHSSLQSTLVPPATNQLGSVGMQDCRTAHLSRSVLMEQKGLKYKCHRKGHNCFSRDKIRRHKHNCKRKYLQLRAKRQDPAFLAEVEDLVTRLSEIRIVHHIAQEGNEVKTGGRKSMKGKGPPHVLQCLPQNLHHPTMFQINFSGYYSPQSDFSRDSLHYVGMGDFKRNNGCSSEPSEHIVTHCPVVHKLGFPLSGGGCYHPPYKMPLSATSFGFGLYRGYPPSATIYPSSPFLASYVHPYSKTPILSPSKFHKRKHKYLKRDSVFCSGKPQGTYPNVTSHPSSDWFSRNTWQREDNREQGRDKSLVDDSLSRGSEREGIECFVGQSRLRKDYLNRRVSSSSSPCSSSMLTKKADKHKTSLLSYIGPAHLRPKQKVRWAEHQQPWRWRGSVQSEQSNIYLNQEAESGYQGEEDTQEGPESDEDLPSPQLLNRTVHHQTFLKNPNLTSSAYSQQTVQRGFGEVRCASEDLMRPGRTLIKEPCSSGDKRASEIFQPGGQLFSVRHQHGSHSLTKGQERAGKETRHNLSRTLFQDSLISPFASSTAPINSLSHSDSAKQTTLTKGKPKHVNKPETKVKRRGPGRPRKNPAPCFSPLLSAAPLHHRVTECTAKRRKGERDDDTVLDVIESVAQGEKRKGKKRKDGGKRTDGGQVDRGEGVPVRQEPSHSHFGPSSPYQDPSVSVHSQSERSSTILPDKKYEWAGLYSDVYKNEDPPSLSPEVNTECLEYDPEEHEHGLLPAPIHVGKYLRLKRIDFQLPYDIYWLCARKTVHKRSRAPLKTATSNGPVGVISLTQTDDSPCTHHKDSVPQDCNGDSLNRREAVMLKIFPPLS encoded by the exons AtggataagaaaaagaaaaagacagcaCTTCCACCAAGACCGGAGAGAGAAGAACAGATTGAGAGGACAGAAGACAGGAAGAGGATGAGaaaaaccaagatggctgaacgAGAAGCTTTCTCAAATAGCACTAAGGGTGAACTTCAGCAGCAACAGACCAGGCAGGAGGAGTTAACAAAGTCTGACCAGTCAGAGGGAGATGTAAGAATGAAATTAGGGTTTGGAGCTAAACGAACCAAGAAGCCTCCAAAGAGCCTTGAGAACTTCATATGCAGGCCCACAGTTAGGGTCTCTCAGAAGCTTACACATGGAGATGGCCATGGTTCATATGGAGCTGAAGCATCCAGTTCTGAGACCACAGGGGCCAACAAGTCACATCGAGAGACACAGAAAAAAGATGGTTCGAGTTTGTCAACTGCATTTCCCACTTCATCCAAAAAGGCTGACACTACATCTGTCATTAAACCCAATAAAAAG GCTACATCAAAACAGACAAGGAAGACAGACTCAAAGTCATTATTAACATCAGATGGACCTTCGTATGCAGTTCAACCACAGACAGATAGCAAAGTACCCCTTTCCGACAGGATAACACCTTCCACCCCACTAAAGCAGACGTACTCGCCTCCAGCTGCTCCTTCTCCACCCTGCTCATTACAACAAAACTCCAGTTCACAAGACAGCACCCaagttttaaatgttcaaaaggaAAAGGGTGAAGATCTCTCTCCTGGGGCAACAAAGAATGCCTCCCTCAGTTCAAAGAATATAATGCTGAAAGCTCAGGAGTCTTCTTCCAGTCTTGAAAATGACAGTGAACGCACATTGTTTCCAATATCTTGCAGTGAGGATTCACTGCCCCTAAAGCAAACATACTGCCCTCCAAAGAAGACCTTCAAAATCAGAGAGAGtaatgttgaaaatgttttgaatgcaAATGGGAAAGAGGATGGAGACTCTGCAAGTTCCAAAAACATGTATGGCACAGAAACCAATAAAAAGAATGAGGAAAATGGTTTAGTACATCAGCCAAGTTCCTCTATCAAAACACCATCACTCCTTCCTGCTTCAGATAAAAATGATGTTTCATCAACTCCTGAAAACAGCACTTGTACCCCAGTGTTACCAGAGAGAAGAAGAAGGAACAAAAAGCAtaatgaaagtggagatatagatGACAAAAGAAAAATGGCCATGGAACCTACCCAAATTATCCCTGTTGCTGCTCAATCAAAGGATGGCAGCAGGGTGGGGCATATCATTGGCAAAAATAAGAAGAGAGCTAGGCACTGCTCATTCCAGGAAGAAGAACAGTGTTCCTCTCAAACTACCAGCTATGCAGACTCTCAGTTTAACACTGACCTTCTTTCCACTATCAGATCATCAACTGATGAGCCTTTACAACCCAAGCAAATCCCCAACTCACAGAAGAAACGAAAAGTTGTTAAAAAGAAGAAGACAGCAGATCAAGTGGAGAAGATGGATCTTGTGAAGATTGCTAATGTTATTTCCACTGCATGTAAAACAGCTTCTCAAACATCTAAACTTAAGAAAATGCCTTCAATGCAGTCCTCAAAAGCATTGTCATCATCGCAGTGCAATCCAAGAACAGTTGGAAGACCTCCTAAATCTAAACAGCTGGAAAACCCATCGCCCAGACTGGAAATCTCAGCCCTTGAGCCCCAGCCGAAGAAAAGGGGTCGCCCAAAAATGATCAGCTTGGATGAATGTCCTCAGGGAAGCAAATCTACTAAGATCCCCATACTAGAACACTCACATGTCCCTGATCCAGAGGTAGACATGCAACTCCTAAAGCCTGCGCAAAGAAAACGAGGTCGCCCCAAACGTTCCTTCTCTGTCCAGCCACAAAGTTCGGAGTCACAAGACTCAGTATCTGTGAAGAAGGGTGCAGAAGATAATCTCAAACCCTCCTTGTCCAAAGCTAAATACACTCCAATGTCCAGCAAAAGAAATAAATTGATAATGAAGACAATTATCAAAAATATTAATAAGATGAAAGTGAAGAAGAAAGATCAAGTGCTCACACAATTTCTTTCAGGGCAAAGACAGTGTCACAAAGCAAATTTTGGTCAGAAATATAACGACGGAGATGCAGACTGTTCTGTTTCAGATGCTACACATTCTTTATCCACATTGGTATCATCTTTTCGGGGGAAACTTGGTCCACAAATTAATGTCAGCAAACGTGGAACTATCTACATAGGAAAGAGGAGAGGACGTAAACCAAAATCTCTTAGGGAAATTTCTTGCCAAGCCTCTGaacaaatgctgtttaaaaattcTCAGCATATGGCAGAATCTTCAAATCAGTTGAACGCTTGGTCCACTCCTGGGGAACAAAGCCATTCATTTGATAGCCAGTCTGCTTTGGGCTGCTCCCCCAACTCATTTAAACATCTTGAGAAATCAAAATCTCATTCCTCCTTGCAATCAACTCTAGTCCCTCCAGCCACAAACCAATTAGGTTCTGTTGGGATGCAAGACTGCAGAACGGCACACCTTTCCCGATCCGTATTGATGGAGCAAAAAGGACTCAAGTACAAGTGCCATAGAAAAGGTCATAATTGCTTTAGCCGTGATAAGATTAGGAGACATAAACACAATTGTAAGAGAAAGTATCTTCAACTCAGGGCCAAAAGGCAAGACCCAGCCTTTCTAGCAGAGGTTGAGGACTTGGTGACCAGACTCAGTGAGATCCGTATTGTGCATCATATCGCTCAAGAAGGGAATGAAGTGAAAACTGGTGGAAGAAAGAGTATGAAAGGGAAAGGTCCCCCTCATGTTCTTCAGTGTCTGCCTCAAAACCTTCACCATCCAACCATGTTTCAGATCAACTTCAGTGGTTACTACTCGCCTCAGTCTGACTTTTCCCGCGACTCTCTGCATTATGTCGGAATGGGCGATTTTAAAAGGAACAATGGATGTTCCTCAGAGCCAAGTGAACATATTGTCACACATTGTCCGGTGGTGCACAAACTTGGGTTTCCACTGTCAGGAGGTGGATGTTACCATCCACCCTACAAAATGCCACTCTCAGCCACCTCCTTTGGTTTTGGACTTTATAGAGGATACCCACCATCTGCAACTATTTACCCTTCTTCACCGTTTTTAGCCTCTTATGTACACCCCTACTCCAAAACTCCCATTTTAAGTCCATCAAAGTTCCATAAAAGGAAGCACAAGTATCTGAAACGTGACTCTGTGTTTTGCAGTGGGAAGCCACAGGGGACGTACCCTAATGTAACTTCTCATCCATCTAGTGACTGGTTCAGTAGAAATACCTGGCAAAGGGAAGACAACAGAGAGCAGGGCAGAGATAAAAGTCTTGTTGATGACAGTCTTAGTAGAGGAAGTGAGAGAGAAGGAATAGAGTGTTTTGTAGGACAAAGTAGACTCAGAAAAGACTATCTAAACAGAAGGGTTTCGTCCTCCAGTTCCCCATGCTCTTCCTCAATGCTCACCAAAAaagcagacaaacacaaaacttCACTCTTATCATATATAGGACCAGCACACCTGAGACCGAAACAAAAGGTTAGGTGGGCAGAGCATCAGCAGCCGTGGAGGTGGAGAGGTAGTGTTCAGTCAGAGCAGAGTAACATCTACCTAAACCAAGAAGCTGAGTCAGGGTACCAAGGAGAGGAGGACACTCAGGAAGGTCCAGAGAGTGATGAAGACCTACCATCACCTCAACTATTAAACAGAACAGTCCACCATCAAACCTTCCTAAAGAATCCCAACCTTACCAGCAGTGCGTACAGTCAACAGACAGTCCAGAGGGGCTTTGGTGAAGTTCGGtgtgcttcagaagacttgatgaGACCTGGAAGAACACTGATAAAGGAGCCTTGTTCTTCTGGAGATAAAAGAGCATCAG AGATTTTCCAGCCTGGCGGTCAACTCTTCAGCGTGCGACATCAACACGGTAGTCACTCTTTAACAAAAGGACAAGAGAGAGCAGGAAAAGAGACAAGACACAATTTAAGTCGGACTCTCTTTCAGGACTCTCTTATCAGCCCCTTTGCCTCTAGTACTGCCCCTATAAACAGCCTTTCTCATTCAGACAGCGCTAAACAGACTACACTGACCAAGGGTAAGCCGAAGCATGTTAACAAACCTGAAACCAAAGTGAAGAGAAGGGGACCTGGGCGACCAAGGAAAAACCCTGCACCATGTTTTTCTCCATTATTATCAGCTGCACCTTTACATCACAGAGTCACAGAGTGTACAGCAAAACGGAGGAAAGGGGAAAGAGATGACGACACAGTTCTCGATGTAATTGAATCCGTTGCTCAAGGAGAGAAAcggaaaggaaagaaaagaaaagatggGGGGAAAAGGACAGATGGAGGGCAGGTAGACAGGGGAGAAGGTGTACCTGTGAGACAGGAGCCCTCACATTCACACTTTGGTCCATCATCACCCTATCAGGATCCATCAGTGTCTGTACACAGCCAATCAGAGAGGAGCTCTACCATATTACCTGACAAGAAATATGAGTGGGCGGGGCTTTACTCAGATGTGTATAAAAATGAGGA CCCTCCGAGTCTGTCCCCGGAAGTAAACACAGAGTGCCTTGAATATGATCCTGAAGAACATGAACATGGCCTCCTACCTGCACCTATACACGTAG GAAAGTATCTGAGGCTGAAACGGATAGACTTTCAGTTGCCCTATGACATATATTGGCTCTGTGCACGCAAAACG GTTCATAAAAGATCACGTGCCCCACTAAAGACAGCCACATCCA ATGGGCCTGTTGGTGTAATTTCTCTCACTCAGACTGACGACAGTCCCTGTACACATCATAAGGACAGTGTTCCTCAGGACTGCAATGGTGACAGCCTTAATAG
- the LOC127453924 gene encoding histone-lysine N-methyltransferase ASH1L-like isoform X4 encodes MDKKKKKTALPPRPEREEQIERTEDRKRMRKTKMAEREAFSNSTKGELQQQQTRQEELTKSDQSEGDVRMKLGFGAKRTKKPPKSLENFICRPTVRVSQKLTHGDGHGSYGAEASSSETTGANKSHRETQKKDGSSLSTAFPTSSKKADTTSVIKPNKKATSKQTRKTDSKSLLTSDGPSYAVQPQTDSKVPLSDRITPSTPLKQTYSPPAAPSPPCSLQQNSSSQDSTQVLNVQKEKGEDLSPGATKNASLSSKNIMLKAQESSSSLENDSERTLFPISCSEDSLPLKQTYCPPKKTFKIRESNVENVLNANGKEDGDSASSKNMYGTETNKKNEENGLVHQPSSSIKTPSLLPASDKNDVSSTPENSTCTPVLPERRRRNKKHNESGDIDDKRKMAMEPTQIIPVAAQSKDGSRVGHIIGKNKKRARHCSFQEEEQCSSQTTSYADSQFNTDLLSTIRSSTDEPLQPKQIPNSQKKRKVVKKKKTADQVEKMDLVKIANVISTACKTASQTSKLKKMPSMQSSKALSSSQCNPRTVGRPPKSKQLENPSPRLEISALEPQPKKRGRPKMISLDECPQGSKSTKIPILEHSHVPDPEVDMQLLKPAQRKRGRPKRSFSVQPQSSESQDSVSVKKGAEDNLKPSLSKAKYTPMSSKRNKLIMKTIIKNINKMKVKKKDQVLTQFLSGQRQCHKANFGQKYNDGDADCSVSDATHSLSTLVSSFRGKLGPQINVSKRGTIYIGKRRGRKPKSLREISCQASEQMLFKNSQHMAESSNQLNAWSTPGEQSHSFDSQSALGCSPNSFKHLEKSKSHSSLQSTLVPPATNQLGSVGMQDCRTAHLSRSVLMEQKGLKYKCHRKGHNCFSRDKIRRHKHNCKRKYLQLRAKRQDPAFLAEVEDLVTRLSEIRIVHHIAQEGNEVKTGGRKSMKGKGPPHVLQCLPQNLHHPTMFQINFSGYYSPQSDFSRDSLHYVGMGDFKRNNGCSSEPSEHIVTHCPVVHKLGFPLSGGGCYHPPYKMPLSATSFGFGLYRGYPPSATIYPSSPFLASYVHPYSKTPILSPSKFHKRKHKYLKRDSVFCSGKPQGTYPNVTSHPSSDWFSRNTWQREDNREQGRDKSLVDDSLSRGSEREGIECFVGQSRLRKDYLNRRVSSSSSPCSSSMLTKKADKHKTSLLSYIGPAHLRPKQKVRWAEHQQPWRWRGSVQSEQSNIYLNQEAESGYQGEEDTQEGPESDEDLPSPQLLNRTVHHQTFLKNPNLTSSAYSQQTVQRGFGEVRCASEDLMRPGRTLIKEPCSSGDKRASEIFQPGGQLFSVRHQHGSHSLTKGQERAGKETRHNLSRTLFQDSLISPFASSTAPINSLSHSDSAKQTTLTKGKPKHVNKPETKVKRRGPGRPRKNPAPCFSPLLSAAPLHHRVTECTAKRRKGERDDDTVLDVIESVAQGEKRKGKKRKDGGKRTDGGQVDRGEGVPVRQEPSHSHFGPSSPYQDPSVSVHSQSERSSTILPDKKYEWAGLYSDVYKNEDPPSLSPEVNTECLEYDPEEHEHGLLPAPIHVGKYLRLKRIDFQLPYDIYWLCARKTVHKRSRAPLKTATSNGPVGVISLTQTDDSPCTHHKDSVPQDCNGDSLNRNYSCRLPSEEVGEEISQINLDHNIPNQSDPLKQQERGSDAENIPSPLLMMPLSCEERSFILEHGIFLVRNYEKMRERQALLLREGVREQEKENKEDGGSSQSQKEVLGNNINTKPVPDSVESTVRERTQWRERRGEENCTEQKPHANTPGDL; translated from the exons AtggataagaaaaagaaaaagacagcaCTTCCACCAAGACCGGAGAGAGAAGAACAGATTGAGAGGACAGAAGACAGGAAGAGGATGAGaaaaaccaagatggctgaacgAGAAGCTTTCTCAAATAGCACTAAGGGTGAACTTCAGCAGCAACAGACCAGGCAGGAGGAGTTAACAAAGTCTGACCAGTCAGAGGGAGATGTAAGAATGAAATTAGGGTTTGGAGCTAAACGAACCAAGAAGCCTCCAAAGAGCCTTGAGAACTTCATATGCAGGCCCACAGTTAGGGTCTCTCAGAAGCTTACACATGGAGATGGCCATGGTTCATATGGAGCTGAAGCATCCAGTTCTGAGACCACAGGGGCCAACAAGTCACATCGAGAGACACAGAAAAAAGATGGTTCGAGTTTGTCAACTGCATTTCCCACTTCATCCAAAAAGGCTGACACTACATCTGTCATTAAACCCAATAAAAAG GCTACATCAAAACAGACAAGGAAGACAGACTCAAAGTCATTATTAACATCAGATGGACCTTCGTATGCAGTTCAACCACAGACAGATAGCAAAGTACCCCTTTCCGACAGGATAACACCTTCCACCCCACTAAAGCAGACGTACTCGCCTCCAGCTGCTCCTTCTCCACCCTGCTCATTACAACAAAACTCCAGTTCACAAGACAGCACCCaagttttaaatgttcaaaaggaAAAGGGTGAAGATCTCTCTCCTGGGGCAACAAAGAATGCCTCCCTCAGTTCAAAGAATATAATGCTGAAAGCTCAGGAGTCTTCTTCCAGTCTTGAAAATGACAGTGAACGCACATTGTTTCCAATATCTTGCAGTGAGGATTCACTGCCCCTAAAGCAAACATACTGCCCTCCAAAGAAGACCTTCAAAATCAGAGAGAGtaatgttgaaaatgttttgaatgcaAATGGGAAAGAGGATGGAGACTCTGCAAGTTCCAAAAACATGTATGGCACAGAAACCAATAAAAAGAATGAGGAAAATGGTTTAGTACATCAGCCAAGTTCCTCTATCAAAACACCATCACTCCTTCCTGCTTCAGATAAAAATGATGTTTCATCAACTCCTGAAAACAGCACTTGTACCCCAGTGTTACCAGAGAGAAGAAGAAGGAACAAAAAGCAtaatgaaagtggagatatagatGACAAAAGAAAAATGGCCATGGAACCTACCCAAATTATCCCTGTTGCTGCTCAATCAAAGGATGGCAGCAGGGTGGGGCATATCATTGGCAAAAATAAGAAGAGAGCTAGGCACTGCTCATTCCAGGAAGAAGAACAGTGTTCCTCTCAAACTACCAGCTATGCAGACTCTCAGTTTAACACTGACCTTCTTTCCACTATCAGATCATCAACTGATGAGCCTTTACAACCCAAGCAAATCCCCAACTCACAGAAGAAACGAAAAGTTGTTAAAAAGAAGAAGACAGCAGATCAAGTGGAGAAGATGGATCTTGTGAAGATTGCTAATGTTATTTCCACTGCATGTAAAACAGCTTCTCAAACATCTAAACTTAAGAAAATGCCTTCAATGCAGTCCTCAAAAGCATTGTCATCATCGCAGTGCAATCCAAGAACAGTTGGAAGACCTCCTAAATCTAAACAGCTGGAAAACCCATCGCCCAGACTGGAAATCTCAGCCCTTGAGCCCCAGCCGAAGAAAAGGGGTCGCCCAAAAATGATCAGCTTGGATGAATGTCCTCAGGGAAGCAAATCTACTAAGATCCCCATACTAGAACACTCACATGTCCCTGATCCAGAGGTAGACATGCAACTCCTAAAGCCTGCGCAAAGAAAACGAGGTCGCCCCAAACGTTCCTTCTCTGTCCAGCCACAAAGTTCGGAGTCACAAGACTCAGTATCTGTGAAGAAGGGTGCAGAAGATAATCTCAAACCCTCCTTGTCCAAAGCTAAATACACTCCAATGTCCAGCAAAAGAAATAAATTGATAATGAAGACAATTATCAAAAATATTAATAAGATGAAAGTGAAGAAGAAAGATCAAGTGCTCACACAATTTCTTTCAGGGCAAAGACAGTGTCACAAAGCAAATTTTGGTCAGAAATATAACGACGGAGATGCAGACTGTTCTGTTTCAGATGCTACACATTCTTTATCCACATTGGTATCATCTTTTCGGGGGAAACTTGGTCCACAAATTAATGTCAGCAAACGTGGAACTATCTACATAGGAAAGAGGAGAGGACGTAAACCAAAATCTCTTAGGGAAATTTCTTGCCAAGCCTCTGaacaaatgctgtttaaaaattcTCAGCATATGGCAGAATCTTCAAATCAGTTGAACGCTTGGTCCACTCCTGGGGAACAAAGCCATTCATTTGATAGCCAGTCTGCTTTGGGCTGCTCCCCCAACTCATTTAAACATCTTGAGAAATCAAAATCTCATTCCTCCTTGCAATCAACTCTAGTCCCTCCAGCCACAAACCAATTAGGTTCTGTTGGGATGCAAGACTGCAGAACGGCACACCTTTCCCGATCCGTATTGATGGAGCAAAAAGGACTCAAGTACAAGTGCCATAGAAAAGGTCATAATTGCTTTAGCCGTGATAAGATTAGGAGACATAAACACAATTGTAAGAGAAAGTATCTTCAACTCAGGGCCAAAAGGCAAGACCCAGCCTTTCTAGCAGAGGTTGAGGACTTGGTGACCAGACTCAGTGAGATCCGTATTGTGCATCATATCGCTCAAGAAGGGAATGAAGTGAAAACTGGTGGAAGAAAGAGTATGAAAGGGAAAGGTCCCCCTCATGTTCTTCAGTGTCTGCCTCAAAACCTTCACCATCCAACCATGTTTCAGATCAACTTCAGTGGTTACTACTCGCCTCAGTCTGACTTTTCCCGCGACTCTCTGCATTATGTCGGAATGGGCGATTTTAAAAGGAACAATGGATGTTCCTCAGAGCCAAGTGAACATATTGTCACACATTGTCCGGTGGTGCACAAACTTGGGTTTCCACTGTCAGGAGGTGGATGTTACCATCCACCCTACAAAATGCCACTCTCAGCCACCTCCTTTGGTTTTGGACTTTATAGAGGATACCCACCATCTGCAACTATTTACCCTTCTTCACCGTTTTTAGCCTCTTATGTACACCCCTACTCCAAAACTCCCATTTTAAGTCCATCAAAGTTCCATAAAAGGAAGCACAAGTATCTGAAACGTGACTCTGTGTTTTGCAGTGGGAAGCCACAGGGGACGTACCCTAATGTAACTTCTCATCCATCTAGTGACTGGTTCAGTAGAAATACCTGGCAAAGGGAAGACAACAGAGAGCAGGGCAGAGATAAAAGTCTTGTTGATGACAGTCTTAGTAGAGGAAGTGAGAGAGAAGGAATAGAGTGTTTTGTAGGACAAAGTAGACTCAGAAAAGACTATCTAAACAGAAGGGTTTCGTCCTCCAGTTCCCCATGCTCTTCCTCAATGCTCACCAAAAaagcagacaaacacaaaacttCACTCTTATCATATATAGGACCAGCACACCTGAGACCGAAACAAAAGGTTAGGTGGGCAGAGCATCAGCAGCCGTGGAGGTGGAGAGGTAGTGTTCAGTCAGAGCAGAGTAACATCTACCTAAACCAAGAAGCTGAGTCAGGGTACCAAGGAGAGGAGGACACTCAGGAAGGTCCAGAGAGTGATGAAGACCTACCATCACCTCAACTATTAAACAGAACAGTCCACCATCAAACCTTCCTAAAGAATCCCAACCTTACCAGCAGTGCGTACAGTCAACAGACAGTCCAGAGGGGCTTTGGTGAAGTTCGGtgtgcttcagaagacttgatgaGACCTGGAAGAACACTGATAAAGGAGCCTTGTTCTTCTGGAGATAAAAGAGCATCAG AGATTTTCCAGCCTGGCGGTCAACTCTTCAGCGTGCGACATCAACACGGTAGTCACTCTTTAACAAAAGGACAAGAGAGAGCAGGAAAAGAGACAAGACACAATTTAAGTCGGACTCTCTTTCAGGACTCTCTTATCAGCCCCTTTGCCTCTAGTACTGCCCCTATAAACAGCCTTTCTCATTCAGACAGCGCTAAACAGACTACACTGACCAAGGGTAAGCCGAAGCATGTTAACAAACCTGAAACCAAAGTGAAGAGAAGGGGACCTGGGCGACCAAGGAAAAACCCTGCACCATGTTTTTCTCCATTATTATCAGCTGCACCTTTACATCACAGAGTCACAGAGTGTACAGCAAAACGGAGGAAAGGGGAAAGAGATGACGACACAGTTCTCGATGTAATTGAATCCGTTGCTCAAGGAGAGAAAcggaaaggaaagaaaagaaaagatggGGGGAAAAGGACAGATGGAGGGCAGGTAGACAGGGGAGAAGGTGTACCTGTGAGACAGGAGCCCTCACATTCACACTTTGGTCCATCATCACCCTATCAGGATCCATCAGTGTCTGTACACAGCCAATCAGAGAGGAGCTCTACCATATTACCTGACAAGAAATATGAGTGGGCGGGGCTTTACTCAGATGTGTATAAAAATGAGGA CCCTCCGAGTCTGTCCCCGGAAGTAAACACAGAGTGCCTTGAATATGATCCTGAAGAACATGAACATGGCCTCCTACCTGCACCTATACACGTAG GAAAGTATCTGAGGCTGAAACGGATAGACTTTCAGTTGCCCTATGACATATATTGGCTCTGTGCACGCAAAACG GTTCATAAAAGATCACGTGCCCCACTAAAGACAGCCACATCCA ATGGGCCTGTTGGTGTAATTTCTCTCACTCAGACTGACGACAGTCCCTGTACACATCATAAGGACAGTGTTCCTCAGGACTGCAATGGTGACAGCCTTAATAG